Proteins from one Gimesia maris genomic window:
- a CDS encoding CpaF family protein, with translation MAATGFSHADSNMAFDDLKRLIHGKLVEKLDLSRVGDLEGDSLRREIRLVIEHLCDTENPLLNRSERERLIEEILDETFGFGPLELLLKDQDIADIMINGPKHVFVEKNGRIERSSVVFRDNQHLLQILDRIVSKVGRRVDETSPLVDARLPDGSRLNAVIPPLALDGPSLTIRKFGSNPLGLEDLLRFGAFTPEIAMLLEGAIKARINTIISGGTGSGKTTLLNTLSGFIQSDHRVITIEDAAELQLQQEHILRLETRPPNIEGRGAISATDLVKNALRMRPDRIIIGECRGGESLDMLQAMNTGHEGSLTTIHANSPRDAVSRLETMITMGGVELPLKALRQQFASAVDLIIQVNRLQGGPRKVTHVTEVLNMEQDTVIMQDIFLFVQDGIDADGRAYGHFEATGVRPAFMDRLEAAGIRLPGNLFANRVLQG, from the coding sequence ATGGCAGCTACAGGCTTTTCGCACGCCGATTCTAATATGGCATTTGATGATCTGAAACGACTGATTCATGGCAAACTGGTTGAGAAACTGGACCTGTCACGCGTGGGTGATCTGGAAGGTGATTCACTGCGTCGCGAAATTCGACTGGTCATCGAGCACTTGTGCGATACCGAAAATCCACTGTTAAACCGTTCTGAACGGGAGCGGTTGATCGAAGAGATTCTGGACGAGACTTTTGGTTTCGGGCCACTCGAACTGCTGCTTAAAGATCAGGATATCGCGGACATCATGATCAACGGTCCCAAGCATGTCTTCGTGGAAAAGAACGGTCGGATTGAACGGTCCAGTGTCGTATTCCGCGATAATCAGCATCTGCTGCAGATCCTGGACCGGATCGTCTCCAAAGTGGGACGACGCGTCGATGAAACGTCTCCGCTGGTCGACGCCCGCCTGCCTGATGGCTCGCGTTTAAACGCCGTCATCCCTCCGCTGGCTCTGGATGGCCCGTCATTAACGATTCGTAAATTCGGATCGAATCCACTGGGGCTGGAAGATCTGCTGCGGTTTGGTGCGTTCACACCGGAAATCGCCATGCTGCTGGAAGGTGCGATTAAAGCGCGAATCAATACGATCATCAGTGGTGGTACCGGTTCCGGTAAAACGACACTGTTAAATACATTATCCGGATTTATCCAGAGTGACCATCGCGTGATTACGATTGAAGACGCGGCGGAACTTCAATTGCAACAGGAACATATTTTACGCCTGGAAACCCGGCCTCCCAATATCGAAGGCCGTGGTGCGATATCCGCAACGGACCTGGTGAAAAACGCATTGCGTATGCGACCGGACCGGATCATCATCGGGGAATGTCGTGGCGGCGAATCGCTGGACATGTTGCAGGCAATGAATACCGGTCACGAAGGTTCATTAACGACGATTCACGCCAACTCTCCTCGTGATGCTGTTTCCCGTCTGGAGACCATGATTACGATGGGCGGAGTGGAACTGCCTCTCAAAGCATTAAGGCAACAGTTTGCTTCCGCAGTGGATCTGATCATTCAGGTTAACCGTCTGCAGGGGGGGCCGCGAAAGGTAACCCACGTGACAGAGGTGCTGAACATGGAGCAGGACACCGTGATTATGCAGGATATATTTCTGTTCGTACAGGATGGTATTGACGCGGACGGCAGAGCCTATGGTCATTTTGAAGCGACCGGTGTACGACCTGCTTTCATGGATCGACTGGAGGCTGCCGGAATTCGACTGCCAGGGAATCTGTTTGCCAATCGCGTATTACAGGGCTGA
- a CDS encoding DUF3467 domain-containing protein: protein MSDNPTPADNNDDSSEFNPERHTQEIRHSQVSARVPEGVSRGVFSTGAVVLQGGHEFILDFLLRISTPQQVVARVVLPIGVVPQMIRALRDNLTNYENRFGTPVIPTPLPPAVTGSSESINVGAGIETPETEQSVSPTADSVSGAAAGGAGVVGETRTPESGNEETSETKISPVQSAQKPPSAEELYDELKLPDEMLSGTYANAVRIGHSATEFSFDFITTFFPRSCVSARVHLAAPNIPRLLDSLTHSFEQFQRKVAQQQKRQPPQQDDLPD from the coding sequence ATGAGTGATAATCCGACGCCAGCAGACAATAATGATGATTCTTCCGAATTCAATCCGGAACGCCATACGCAGGAAATCAGGCATTCCCAGGTCAGTGCCCGGGTACCGGAAGGCGTCTCACGCGGCGTTTTCAGTACGGGCGCTGTTGTGCTTCAGGGAGGCCATGAATTCATCCTTGATTTTCTGTTGCGGATTTCCACGCCGCAGCAGGTCGTCGCACGGGTCGTGCTCCCGATTGGAGTCGTTCCGCAGATGATACGCGCACTCCGCGATAATCTCACAAACTATGAAAATCGGTTTGGGACTCCTGTCATCCCGACTCCATTGCCTCCCGCGGTTACTGGATCCTCTGAATCCATCAACGTCGGGGCAGGTATCGAAACTCCTGAAACGGAGCAGTCTGTTTCCCCGACAGCCGATTCAGTATCGGGGGCCGCTGCTGGCGGGGCAGGAGTGGTCGGAGAAACGAGAACCCCGGAGTCCGGTAATGAAGAGACATCGGAAACCAAAATCAGCCCGGTACAATCTGCCCAGAAACCGCCGTCAGCGGAAGAACTGTATGATGAATTGAAACTGCCCGATGAAATGCTGTCCGGCACGTATGCGAATGCGGTACGGATTGGACACTCGGCAACAGAATTTTCGTTCGATTTCATCACAACGTTTTTTCCCCGTTCCTGCGTGTCTGCCCGCGTCCATCTGGCAGCACCGAATATTCCCCGCCTGCTGGATTCGCTGACGCATTCCTTTGAGCAGTTTCAGAGAAAAGTCGCCCAGCAGCAGAAACGTCAGCCTCCACAGCAGGATGACCTGCCCGACTGA
- the glmS gene encoding glutamine--fructose-6-phosphate transaminase (isomerizing) — protein sequence MCGIVGYIGHRQAGPILIKGLQKLEYRGYDSAGVAVHDGDAIQIRKKKGRVMEMASLYKSNPVSGTAGIGHTRWATHGETNDQNSHPHVGGNADVVIVHNGVIENYTSLRKQLQGLGYVFRTTTDTESVAHLLSHHLEEQIKFGSDPEELATYLKAVEITLTKLKGTYGLVVMFRDLPDVMIAARLGSPLVLGVGKGEHFIASDATPLAGYTDEVIYLADHEMAVITRDEIEIFHRDEGQQKLSIQTLDQVSVEAELGEFEHYMLKEIFEQPQALENAMRGRLDEDEATAKFGGLNLSAQQLRKIDRVVLTACGTSWHSGLVGEYLLEEFARIPTEVEYASELRYRNPPISNSTMIFAITQSGETADTLAAMRECKRKGHPTLAICNVVGSTIAREADGGIYLHAGQEVGVASTKAFTSQVMVLIQLALFLGRMRHLSYPAGRRIIDAIHKVPDQIRKCLECNEQVKDIALKYCNFNNFLYLGRLYNFPGALEGALKLKEISYIHAEGYPAAEMKHGPIALVDEATPSVFVVPRGQIYPKVMSNLEEVKARKGPVIAIACEGDDKIADIADDVIYVPDVDDFLQPLVTAIPLQLLSYHIAVLRGCNVDRPRNLAKSVTVE from the coding sequence ATGTGTGGTATAGTCGGATATATCGGTCATCGACAGGCCGGACCCATTTTGATCAAGGGGCTGCAGAAACTGGAATATCGTGGCTATGACAGTGCCGGGGTGGCAGTCCACGATGGTGATGCGATCCAGATTCGCAAGAAAAAAGGACGTGTCATGGAGATGGCGTCCCTCTACAAGTCGAATCCGGTTTCCGGTACGGCAGGCATAGGACACACACGCTGGGCGACGCATGGCGAAACCAACGATCAGAACTCGCATCCCCATGTGGGGGGAAACGCTGATGTTGTCATCGTCCATAATGGAGTGATCGAAAACTATACTTCGCTGCGAAAGCAACTGCAGGGATTGGGATACGTTTTTCGTACAACGACTGATACCGAGTCAGTGGCGCATCTGCTGTCACATCATCTCGAAGAACAAATTAAATTTGGTTCTGACCCGGAAGAGTTGGCCACCTATCTGAAAGCGGTAGAAATCACCCTGACGAAACTCAAGGGAACTTATGGCCTGGTTGTGATGTTTCGGGATCTGCCCGACGTGATGATCGCTGCACGACTGGGGAGTCCGCTGGTGTTAGGTGTCGGCAAAGGCGAACATTTTATCGCCAGTGATGCCACCCCGCTGGCGGGGTATACCGACGAAGTGATTTACCTTGCTGATCATGAAATGGCTGTGATCACACGCGATGAAATCGAAATCTTTCACCGTGATGAAGGTCAGCAGAAGCTTTCGATTCAGACCCTGGATCAGGTGAGTGTCGAAGCGGAACTGGGTGAATTTGAACATTATATGCTGAAGGAAATATTCGAGCAGCCCCAGGCTCTGGAAAACGCCATGCGTGGTCGCCTGGATGAAGATGAAGCGACTGCCAAATTTGGTGGTTTGAATCTGAGTGCACAACAACTGCGAAAAATTGATCGCGTCGTGCTGACAGCATGTGGAACCAGCTGGCATTCCGGACTGGTGGGTGAATATCTGCTGGAAGAGTTTGCCCGGATTCCGACGGAGGTGGAGTATGCGAGTGAATTACGCTATCGCAATCCCCCGATCTCAAACAGTACCATGATTTTCGCGATTACTCAAAGTGGTGAAACTGCGGACACACTGGCAGCGATGCGCGAATGCAAACGAAAAGGCCATCCAACACTGGCGATCTGTAATGTGGTCGGATCGACGATCGCCCGTGAAGCGGATGGCGGGATTTATCTGCACGCCGGACAGGAAGTAGGAGTGGCATCGACAAAAGCTTTCACTTCTCAGGTCATGGTCTTAATCCAGTTAGCACTGTTTCTGGGACGGATGCGTCACTTGTCGTATCCGGCGGGGCGCAGAATCATCGATGCCATTCATAAAGTTCCCGACCAGATCCGTAAGTGCCTGGAATGCAATGAGCAGGTGAAAGACATTGCGTTGAAGTACTGCAACTTTAATAACTTTCTTTATCTGGGACGCCTGTATAATTTTCCCGGTGCTCTGGAAGGGGCGTTGAAGCTCAAAGAGATCAGCTACATTCATGCCGAGGGATACCCGGCTGCTGAAATGAAGCATGGTCCAATTGCCCTGGTGGATGAAGCCACTCCCAGTGTGTTTGTGGTGCCCCGCGGACAGATTTATCCCAAAGTTATGAGCAATCTGGAAGAGGTCAAAGCACGTAAAGGCCCCGTCATCGCCATCGCCTGCGAAGGGGATGATAAGATTGCGGATATTGCCGACGATGTGATTTATGTTCCCGACGTCGACGATTTTCTTCAGCCTCTTGTCACGGCGATTCCATTGCAGCTGCTTTCGTACCATATTGCGGTTTTGCGCGGCTGCAATGTCGACCGGCCACGGAATCTGGCAAAAAGTGTGACAGTCGAATAA
- the ispH gene encoding 4-hydroxy-3-methylbut-2-enyl diphosphate reductase: MKVILANPRGFCAGVNMAIECLEEVIRIFGSNVYVYHEIVHNKYVVNRFTNQGVTFVEAVSEVPENSILVFSAHGVSPVIRNQARERNIRTIDATCPLVTKVHTEAIKYADAGYHIILIGHEGHDEVIGTMGEAPESITLIETPEEVAALEFPEGARLAFLTQTTLSVEEAGRVIRSLKEKYPAIESPPKEDICYATTNRQEAVSELVSRVDLVLVLGSQNSSNSKRLMEIGKTAGKPAFLIDGVEEVLPEWFDQAETILITAGASAPEVVVQELIQFLEDNYQAEVENAIVRKESVRFPLPKELRAIQT, encoded by the coding sequence ATGAAAGTAATTCTGGCGAATCCCCGCGGTTTCTGTGCGGGTGTGAATATGGCAATCGAGTGTCTTGAAGAAGTCATTCGCATTTTTGGCAGTAATGTGTATGTCTATCATGAGATCGTACATAATAAATATGTCGTGAATCGTTTTACGAACCAGGGGGTCACCTTTGTCGAAGCAGTCAGTGAAGTACCGGAAAATTCCATTCTGGTCTTCAGTGCTCATGGGGTGTCCCCGGTGATTCGTAACCAGGCGCGAGAACGAAATATTCGCACGATTGATGCAACTTGTCCGCTGGTGACCAAGGTACATACCGAAGCCATCAAATATGCCGACGCCGGGTATCATATCATTTTGATTGGCCATGAAGGGCATGACGAAGTCATCGGTACGATGGGGGAAGCTCCGGAAAGCATAACGTTGATCGAAACTCCGGAAGAAGTGGCCGCCCTGGAATTTCCTGAAGGGGCGCGACTGGCTTTTCTGACTCAGACCACTTTAAGTGTAGAAGAAGCGGGCCGCGTGATTCGCAGCCTCAAGGAAAAATATCCTGCCATTGAAAGTCCACCGAAGGAAGATATCTGTTATGCCACCACAAATCGACAGGAGGCGGTCTCTGAACTGGTCTCTCGAGTCGACCTGGTACTTGTCCTTGGCAGTCAGAACAGCTCTAACAGCAAACGCTTAATGGAAATTGGTAAGACGGCCGGCAAGCCCGCCTTTCTGATCGACGGGGTGGAAGAGGTCTTACCGGAATGGTTCGACCAGGCAGAAACCATTCTGATCACAGCGGGCGCCAGTGCCCCCGAAGTCGTCGTGCAGGAACTGATTCAATTTCTGGAAGATAACTACCAGGCGGAAGTCGAAAATGCGATTGTCCGCAAGGAGTCAGTTCGATTTCCCCTGCCCAAAGAATTACGGGCTATTCAGACGTAG
- a CDS encoding ATP-grasp domain-containing protein has product MNIFVSEYLCSGAWDLTDAESGLLKEGTAMLEAVMTDLLALPHFRVMTVLQQTLSLKSPLIVEALQTGRLQIFRAATSQQERENFKTACRLADCVMVIAPEFEDLLSSRTQLALDCGATVAGSALKAIQLTADKWRLFELMQESSIPTIPTWQFSGELLRSAVSFPCLIKHRFGAGGLGLETFQNDDCLQKRRNQLRSSEEQFLMQPLLPGKALSTVALIRAGGREFFPVGEQQISWKQGFRYQGGTIPADVDARVLPAISDLLNRVCDLLPGLAGYVGFDILLPEDAPHEPVLVEINPRLTTSYTGYRRLTFDNLAARLIDPDTDFPDIKWKQGEMIRFQPDGSSTLLPQSESRN; this is encoded by the coding sequence TTGAACATCTTTGTGTCTGAATATCTCTGTAGTGGTGCCTGGGACCTTACCGATGCAGAATCCGGTTTACTCAAAGAGGGAACCGCAATGCTGGAAGCGGTCATGACTGATCTGCTTGCGCTTCCTCACTTTCGCGTGATGACAGTCCTGCAGCAGACGCTCTCTCTGAAATCACCGCTCATAGTGGAAGCGCTCCAAACCGGACGGTTGCAAATCTTCCGCGCCGCCACATCACAGCAGGAACGTGAGAACTTTAAAACAGCCTGTCGCTTAGCCGATTGTGTGATGGTCATCGCACCCGAGTTCGAGGATCTGCTGTCCAGTCGAACGCAGCTGGCTTTGGATTGTGGCGCGACAGTCGCCGGCTCTGCTCTCAAAGCAATTCAGTTAACAGCCGATAAGTGGCGATTGTTTGAATTGATGCAGGAATCCTCAATCCCCACGATTCCAACCTGGCAGTTTTCAGGTGAGTTGCTTCGGTCTGCGGTTTCGTTTCCCTGTCTGATCAAACATCGTTTCGGCGCAGGAGGTCTGGGATTAGAAACGTTTCAAAATGATGACTGTTTGCAGAAACGAAGGAATCAACTGAGATCATCCGAGGAACAGTTTCTGATGCAACCTTTACTGCCAGGAAAAGCCCTTTCGACCGTGGCACTGATCAGAGCAGGGGGACGGGAATTTTTTCCGGTGGGGGAGCAGCAGATCAGCTGGAAGCAGGGCTTTCGGTATCAGGGAGGAACCATTCCCGCGGACGTCGATGCCCGTGTGCTCCCGGCCATTTCTGATTTACTGAATCGTGTCTGTGATTTACTGCCGGGACTTGCGGGATATGTGGGCTTTGATATTCTCTTACCAGAAGACGCGCCGCACGAACCCGTGCTGGTGGAAATCAATCCGAGACTGACGACCAGTTACACTGGTTATCGCAGGCTGACGTTTGATAATCTGGCAGCCCGACTCATCGATCCGGATACCGATTTCCCCGACATTAAATGGAAGCAGGGAGAAATGATTCGGTTTCAACCAGATGGAAGTTCTACACTGTTACCACAATCTGAATCGAGAAACTGA
- a CDS encoding type II secretion system F family protein, whose amino-acid sequence MDFVQLLPWAIFGMVIVGVIALINKLNFDHSRANARLDELRNPHLRNNPEDANSASSLFEKAAPALSKALTPKSELEENQLKVRLANAGYNSEAAPSIFLSLKVALGLLGVVLGSGYGFYNFGMTQNGWTSLVIAGGIGFYLPEIALRLLIKGRVERIFLSLPDALDLLVVCVEAGLGLDAAMRRVSEELEETAPDVCSEFALCNLQLQMGRPRREVLHDLGIRSGVDDMRALAAILIQADKFGSSIAQALRVQSDSMRVKRSQLAEEQAAMTAVKMIFPLVLFIFPGIFVVLVGPAAIMMINGLLTS is encoded by the coding sequence ATGGATTTTGTTCAATTATTACCATGGGCTATTTTCGGAATGGTGATTGTGGGTGTGATTGCCCTGATCAACAAACTGAATTTCGATCATTCACGTGCCAATGCGCGGCTGGATGAATTACGGAATCCCCATCTGCGAAATAATCCCGAGGATGCGAATTCCGCCAGTTCGTTATTTGAAAAAGCGGCTCCTGCGCTTTCGAAGGCATTAACACCAAAATCAGAACTGGAAGAAAATCAGTTAAAAGTGCGACTGGCGAACGCCGGTTATAATTCAGAAGCGGCTCCTTCGATCTTTCTCTCGTTAAAAGTCGCATTAGGTCTCCTGGGGGTGGTGCTGGGCTCGGGTTACGGTTTTTATAACTTTGGGATGACTCAAAATGGCTGGACTTCGCTGGTGATTGCCGGGGGGATCGGCTTTTATCTCCCGGAGATTGCGTTGCGTCTGTTGATTAAAGGGCGTGTCGAACGCATTTTTCTGTCTCTGCCCGATGCGCTGGACCTGCTGGTGGTATGTGTGGAGGCGGGGCTGGGACTGGACGCTGCGATGCGACGGGTTTCTGAGGAACTGGAAGAAACCGCACCTGATGTGTGCAGTGAGTTTGCCTTGTGTAATCTGCAGTTACAGATGGGGCGCCCCCGCAGGGAAGTGCTGCATGATCTGGGGATTCGCAGTGGGGTCGATGATATGCGGGCTTTGGCGGCGATTCTGATCCAGGCCGACAAATTCGGTTCGTCGATTGCCCAGGCTTTACGCGTGCAGTCGGACAGTATGCGAGTGAAACGAAGTCAACTGGCCGAAGAGCAGGCTGCGATGACTGCCGTTAAGATGATCTTTCCGCTGGTATTGTTTATTTTTCCGGGTATCTTTGTGGTCCTGGTCGGGCCCGCCGCGATTATGATGATCAATGGCCTGCTGACAAGTTGA
- a CDS encoding hydantoinase/oxoprolinase family protein, with the protein MYVIGLDIGGANLKAADSDGAARSMSFELWKTPELLQSALQELLTSFQRPDLVAVTMTGELADCFSTKADGVDHILTAVEQAVPGVPVLVWQTGAEFLPTEIAREFPLLAAAANWHALATWLGRMIPDQHGLLIDIGSTTTDLIPLKNGLPVSEGLTDVERLLSGELVYTGGRRTPLAMLEKRVPLRGQDCPLAAESFATTADLYLLLEEVPESPEDVDTADGRPATRANAFARIARSVCCDINELSETEAIEMAGWLVARQQAQITEALNQVLSRMDEHPQTVLISGSSVFLAEKIARSHPQLAQAMITNVAEIFDRSISDAACAFAVARLAAERVQISRGDNG; encoded by the coding sequence ATGTATGTCATTGGCCTGGATATCGGCGGTGCGAACCTCAAGGCGGCAGACAGCGATGGTGCCGCCCGGTCGATGTCGTTTGAACTCTGGAAAACTCCCGAATTACTACAGTCAGCATTACAGGAGTTATTGACCTCGTTCCAGCGTCCCGATCTGGTTGCGGTGACGATGACTGGGGAACTGGCAGACTGCTTTTCAACCAAAGCAGACGGGGTGGATCATATTCTGACCGCCGTCGAACAGGCTGTACCCGGTGTGCCCGTGCTGGTCTGGCAGACCGGAGCCGAATTTCTGCCCACAGAGATCGCACGGGAATTTCCTCTATTGGCGGCTGCCGCCAACTGGCATGCGCTGGCAACCTGGCTGGGACGGATGATTCCCGATCAGCATGGCCTGTTGATCGATATCGGCTCAACGACAACCGATCTGATTCCACTCAAAAACGGATTACCGGTTTCCGAGGGATTAACGGATGTCGAACGATTACTGTCAGGAGAACTGGTTTATACCGGTGGTCGTCGGACCCCACTGGCGATGCTGGAGAAACGTGTACCATTACGGGGACAGGACTGTCCCCTGGCGGCGGAATCTTTTGCGACGACGGCAGATCTCTATCTGCTGCTGGAAGAAGTGCCCGAATCTCCCGAAGATGTCGATACGGCGGACGGCAGACCTGCGACACGGGCGAATGCATTTGCCCGAATTGCCCGTTCTGTCTGTTGTGACATCAATGAACTGAGCGAAACAGAAGCGATCGAGATGGCAGGCTGGCTGGTTGCACGACAGCAGGCACAGATTACCGAGGCACTCAATCAGGTCCTGAGCCGTATGGATGAACATCCCCAGACGGTTTTAATCAGTGGCAGTTCCGTGTTCCTTGCAGAAAAAATCGCTCGCTCCCATCCGCAACTTGCTCAGGCAATGATCACGAATGTTGCTGAGATATTTGATCGATCCATATCAGACGCTGCCTGTGCTTTTGCCGTCGCGCGACTGGCAGCAGAACGGGTTCAGATCTCCCGCGGGGATAACGGGTGA
- a CDS encoding type II secretion system F family protein, with protein MDQTLIISIAAFLGMMAFAGAVIFVIKDFSSSKAEDRLAVITGKKKSSEESASLLKEEFVKGGLNSLSDQVAHLFDKFGNIKLLLEQAEAPFKADTFLLMTAVTGSMGFAAAWFTNAPGPFCPVAALGTGVLPFMWLLFRRNRRFKKFGQQLPDALELVGRALRSGHSLSSGLSVVVQEMPPPISTEFALAYEEQNLGIPIGEALKNMLTRMPNLDLKFFVTAVVIQRQAGGDLAEILDKIGYIIRQRFKIMGQVQALTGEGRISGVVLMALPIALFFAVYYLNPDYVMLLFTDELGRKMIAGGIVLQVLGALWIKKIVNIKI; from the coding sequence ATGGATCAGACACTTATCATCTCCATCGCTGCATTTCTGGGAATGATGGCTTTTGCAGGAGCCGTCATCTTTGTCATCAAGGATTTTTCGTCCAGCAAGGCAGAAGATCGACTGGCTGTCATAACCGGTAAAAAGAAATCGTCGGAAGAATCAGCCTCGTTACTCAAAGAAGAATTTGTGAAGGGAGGCTTAAACAGCCTGTCTGATCAGGTCGCACACTTATTTGATAAGTTTGGAAATATCAAGTTGCTGCTGGAACAGGCAGAAGCGCCTTTTAAAGCAGATACATTTCTATTAATGACCGCTGTTACCGGTTCAATGGGTTTTGCTGCTGCCTGGTTTACGAATGCACCTGGTCCTTTTTGCCCTGTGGCTGCATTGGGCACCGGGGTATTACCGTTTATGTGGCTGCTGTTCCGTCGCAACCGGCGATTCAAAAAATTTGGTCAACAGTTACCTGATGCACTGGAACTGGTAGGGCGTGCGTTACGTTCCGGGCACAGCCTTTCCTCCGGGCTCAGTGTTGTGGTTCAGGAAATGCCGCCACCGATTTCAACGGAATTCGCATTAGCTTATGAAGAACAGAATCTGGGGATTCCCATTGGAGAAGCATTGAAAAACATGCTCACGCGAATGCCAAACCTGGATTTGAAATTTTTCGTAACAGCCGTTGTCATCCAGAGACAGGCCGGGGGAGACCTGGCTGAAATTCTGGACAAAATCGGTTACATCATCAGGCAGCGCTTTAAGATTATGGGTCAGGTCCAGGCTTTGACCGGGGAAGGTCGTATCAGTGGAGTTGTGCTGATGGCTTTGCCTATCGCGTTGTTCTTTGCTGTGTATTACCTGAACCCTGATTATGTGATGCTCCTGTTTACAGATGAACTGGGACGAAAAATGATTGCCGGTGGTATCGTCCTGCAGGTACTGGGTGCATTGTGGATTAAGAAGATTGTCAACATCAAAATCTGA
- a CDS encoding glycosyltransferase, with translation MLQLSIIVPTYCEAENLTVLIPRVNRVLTEAELDAEIIVVDDDSPDETIQVCEKLAENCPLRLITRKNERGLSTAVIAGLNAASGGILLVMDADLSHPPEKIPELVSALNQRQADFVIGSRYVEGGTTDQSWGWFRKWNSRVATWLSRPFTSARDPLAGFFAIKRQTYLKAHQILNPVGYKIGLELIVKCRCRNVVEIPIEFTDRVAGSSKLSFKEQLRYLKHLKRLFDFKYQNYAYFTQFALIGLTGVFVNLQMLALLSNWMISPIAVALAIWTSMSTNFLLNRNITFSYARHKPFLKQYLSYCGSCLTGAVFNWLTTMVLSRSFQFFEKRILLAAFIGILVGMGFNFLLCRYLVFSKHKPEAETDTAATDKELRRTE, from the coding sequence TTGCTGCAATTATCAATTATTGTTCCTACTTATTGCGAAGCTGAAAATCTGACGGTCCTCATCCCGCGCGTAAACCGCGTTCTCACTGAAGCCGAACTGGATGCGGAAATCATTGTAGTCGATGACGACAGCCCGGATGAGACGATACAGGTGTGTGAGAAACTGGCCGAAAACTGTCCCCTGCGGCTGATTACCCGCAAAAATGAGCGAGGACTCTCGACTGCTGTGATTGCAGGACTGAATGCTGCCTCGGGCGGTATCCTGCTGGTCATGGATGCAGACCTCTCCCATCCTCCTGAAAAAATACCCGAACTGGTTTCCGCGCTCAATCAGCGGCAGGCGGATTTTGTGATTGGCAGTCGCTATGTCGAGGGAGGCACAACCGACCAGAGCTGGGGCTGGTTCAGAAAGTGGAATTCCCGGGTGGCCACCTGGTTATCCCGTCCTTTCACCAGTGCTCGAGACCCCCTGGCCGGTTTCTTCGCGATCAAGAGGCAAACTTACCTGAAGGCTCACCAGATCCTGAATCCCGTCGGGTATAAAATCGGGTTGGAACTCATCGTCAAATGCCGCTGTCGAAACGTGGTTGAAATTCCGATTGAATTTACAGATCGAGTCGCAGGCTCGAGTAAACTTTCATTCAAAGAGCAACTGCGTTATCTGAAACATCTCAAACGACTGTTTGATTTCAAATATCAGAACTATGCCTATTTCACGCAATTCGCACTGATTGGGCTGACGGGTGTCTTCGTGAATCTGCAGATGCTCGCCCTGCTCTCAAACTGGATGATATCCCCGATCGCAGTGGCATTGGCAATCTGGACCTCCATGAGTACCAACTTCCTGCTCAACCGGAACATCACCTTCTCATACGCCAGACATAAACCGTTCCTGAAACAGTACCTGAGCTATTGTGGCAGTTGCCTGACCGGGGCCGTCTTTAACTGGCTGACGACAATGGTCCTGAGCCGGTCCTTCCAGTTCTTTGAGAAGCGGATCCTGCTGGCGGCATTCATTGGAATTCTGGTCGGCATGGGCTTCAATTTTCTGCTCTGCCGCTATCTGGTTTTCTCCAAACACAAACCAGAAGCAGAGACAGATACAGCAGCGACCGATAAAGAACTCAGGCGCACAGAGTAA